AACTTTCCGTCAATAGACACAGTTTTTTTACTAATAGACATCTCTTCTCCCTGGTCGCTGGCGGACAGGGAATCCCAAACCCGGGTTTCTGTATCGAACACCTCGAAAGAGTTCTTCATCAAACGGTGATCGTAACCTGCTACATATATCTTGTGATCAACCACACTGGCGGAAAATGAATGGAGTTCAACCGGCAAACTTGGAGCCTCGATCCACGTATGAGACTTGCAATCCAGTATCGAGACTCTAGGTAAGACGTTAAGGGATCTGGGAAAGGCAATGTTGTAGATATCAGAACCAACTGCCACCACGTTCCTACAGTGCCAAAGAGGAGAATTGGGATCAGGGACTCTAGCCAAAGCGTACCCACTTGATCCGCTTTTTAGAGTTTTATCAGGCTTCCTGCAGAGGGTGTACCAGTCAGCGTCACCAGCAAGATTTTGTATGCACACATAGAGACAGCTCTCGGTGAAGCCAAAGAGTGACCGCGTCTTGTAAAGCTCCGGAGACGACACCAGAGATCGGAAGCTCTTCGAGACGAGGGAGAGAGTCGGATAGTACAACCTTGAGACGCGTGCCACGCAGAGCAATACCAAATCATACGGAAGCGACGGAATCGGGGACGAAGACTGACCCGTCGGGTTCGATTCAGGCGACGcctccctcttcctcttcctcttcctcctttTCTCCCGGGACGCCATAATTGcgacaacaacaacacaagacACGTTAGGTTAAAACATAGTTGGACTTTATGGgctgttatttttaaaaaagtaaataaacggGTTTTTGTTAGTTTTCTTTTAGTTCGAAATTTAATGggtttttttggtcaaaaatgtTAAATGTTCGATATCAACCGAATTAAACTGagctgcttttttttttttttttgttaaaaatattaagcGTTATAATCatgttacaaatatttattgaaaaaaattctaggAGTTCAGTTGAAAAAAGTTTACATCTTAGAGTTCAGTTGAAGCAACAGTATGAGACTGGCCatcttccttttccttatcaGCCACCAATGTTCCCTTTCCAGATCTCCGAGCGGCACTGGTCAGTTCTTTAGTATCTGCTTCCTTGGGAGAAGATTGTATCTCTTCCTCATCTATTGGAAGTGTTCTCTTTGAGCCCTCTAGTGCAACCCCCAGTACTAAATTCTCTTCCATAGCTGATCTAGACACTGATGACGTTGAACCATCTGTTGTATCCTTCTTTGGTGACTTTGTCTTGCTACCACTTCTCTTGGTCTTTGGTTTCTCAGCTCCTCCTGACACTTTTGCTTCATCCTTTGCGGTGGTAGCCGGTTTAGAAACCGGTTTGGCTCCTGGCTTTACTCCTCTTTCATCACGTACCTTGTTGGTGGTGTCTGAAGCGCTTTTTGGAGATTTCGATTTGTCTTCTCCATATATTTTGTACGAGGGTTCGATCACCACCGAAGGACGCTTAGAACCAACACCTCCGGGACCGTACATTGATTCTCCAAACGGTGCGTTTTCCATGTCAGCGGCTGTGTGCATCTTTCGGATTGTACGAATTGGTGTAGCTAGACGTGCTCGGTGATGGCTTATGACTCTAAGAAGGTCCAACAGTATAGCTTCCTGTTTTCGCCAACAGTGTAAAAACTTGAGCAATCCAAGAAAAAAGACTGCAGTGTAAAAACTTTTGACTTACCTTTACAGATAAGTATTCTTCGCGATGGGACGTCTTCACAAAACAAGAGATAAGTATCTGTAGAAACGAAAAATCAGATGTTAGaaccacaaaatcaaatacTTGCTGAAATATCTgatggaaaagaagaaaaaggcaTAGA
The window above is part of the Brassica napus cultivar Da-Ae chromosome C3, Da-Ae, whole genome shotgun sequence genome. Proteins encoded here:
- the LOC106384894 gene encoding F-box/kelch-repeat protein At5g51250-like, translating into MASREKRRKRKRKREASPESNPTGQSSSPIPSLPYDLVLLCVARVSRLYYPTLSLVSKSFRSLVSSPELYKTRSLFGFTESCLYVCIQNLAGDADWYTLCRKPDKTLKSGSSGYALARVPDPNSPLWHCRNVVAVGSDIYNIAFPRSLNVLPRVSILDCKSHTWIEAPSLPVELHSFSASVVDHKIYVAGYDHRLMKNSFEVFDTETRVWDSLSASDQGEEMSISKKTVSIDGKFHVVTDEEVLAYDPKQGKWDMVGRGMRGLTISDDYCVIGNVLYSVYEGVFKWYDTETRTWRDLQGLVGLPKITRHREFIRLGDYGGKMVVFWVHVIWPYYKKIWCAEISLERRPDTSEIWGKVEWFDELHKTNIFYRVEKVLSTTL